The DNA sequence ATAATATAACTCTTGCCAATAGCGCCCTTCTTGGCGGCCACGTGCATCTGCAAAATGACTGTTTCATCGGCGGCAATTCGGCCATTCATCAGGGCTGCCTCGTTGGCGCCGGCACGATAATCAGCGGAATTTCCGGAGCATCCAAACACGTACCACCCCATAGCATAATTGCTAACCGCAACGAACTCATTGGATTAAATCTCATTGGCCTGCGACGTCGTGGCGTTAGCTCGGCAGCAATCAGTGAATTATCAAACCACTTCACCATTATCTTCAAAAAAATGTCCGGAAGATTGGAGGAACGGGCCGAAAAGTTGCTCTCGGAAAATAAGATAGAATACAATGAGACACTCCAATTCCTGAAGTTTTTCAGAAATAAAGCACCCAAAGGATTCTGCACTCCAAGAAAGTGATCAATCACAAATTTTTAAAGAACTATTAAAGGTTTCAATGTCAATCGCCGTATGCGCCCTATCCACATGCGCCGCAAAAGCAATCATAGCAGCATTGTCCTCGGCATGCCTCGGCTCTGGCAAAAGTAGCATCGTTTCGCTGGCCTTGGACAATTTATCTAACCTGTTGCGCAGTAGCAAATTATTGGATACTCCACCGGAAACACCCATGCTATTGTAGGTTTTTTCAGCCAACGCCACTTCCACCTTATCAATCAACGGCTCCACCAGCGCTGCCTCATAGCTTGCGCAGATATTTGGCAATTCACTGGCGAACACATCATCATCGGTAATTTTTTCCAACATATATCGAAGACTGGTTTTCAGCCCAGAAAAACTAAATTTCATCTCATCTTTGTTTGAAAATGCCCTGGGAAAATGGAAAGCATCGGGCTCACCTTCCATGGCTAATTTTTCTATCTCTGGCCCTCCAGGATATCTCAGGCCCAACAACTTAGCACCTTTATCAAAGGCCTCTCCGGCCGCATCATCGACGGTCTCAGCAATCACATAAATTTCCAAATCACTCCGAATTTCAAATAAAATGGTATTTCCTCCCGAGGCCAATAGACCCAAATGCGGCAAAAAATCATCTATCCGCGCATGATATATCGACATAAATGGCGAAAATGCATGGCCACGCAAATGATTTACCCCACACACATCCGCTCGAAATATGGCCGCCAATGTGTGCGCAAAAGCCACACCAAGACTCAATGAAGCTGCTAACCCCGGTCCGTAGGTAACTGCCACTCTGAACCTTTCATCCAAACATCCATTTTTTTTTAATTCATAGAGTAGCGGCGCAAAATTGTCCATATGAGCCCTGGCAGCCAATTCCGGAACCACACCACCAAATCGTTTATGTATAGCCAGTTGCGACAGTTTACGC is a window from the Puniceicoccales bacterium genome containing:
- the lpxA gene encoding acyl-ACP--UDP-N-acetylglucosamine O-acyltransferase, with protein sequence MSNIHPSAIVSDSALLEDGVTIGPYSIIGEGVKLGSGTTVLSHCSIHRCTIGNHCLVDNFSTLGGLPQIAGFDSTKAGTIIIGDNTVVREHVTLSTASAKDKLTKIGNHCLLMACSHVGHDCTLENNITLANSALLGGHVHLQNDCFIGGNSAIHQGCLVGAGTIISGISGASKHVPPHSIIANRNELIGLNLIGLRRRGVSSAAISELSNHFTIIFKKMSGRLEERAEKLLSENKIEYNETLQFLKFFRNKAPKGFCTPRK
- the tsaD gene encoding tRNA (adenosine(37)-N6)-threonylcarbamoyltransferase complex transferase subunit TsaD, whose product is MNIIGIESSCDDSCVAVFSKKSGIIFERKLSQLAIHKRFGGVVPELAARAHMDNFAPLLYELKKNGCLDERFRVAVTYGPGLAASLSLGVAFAHTLAAIFRADVCGVNHLRGHAFSPFMSIYHARIDDFLPHLGLLASGGNTILFEIRSDLEIYVIAETVDDAAGEAFDKGAKLLGLRYPGGPEIEKLAMEGEPDAFHFPRAFSNKDEMKFSFSGLKTSLRYMLEKITDDDVFASELPNICASYEAALVEPLIDKVEVALAEKTYNSMGVSGGVSNNLLLRNRLDKLSKASETMLLLPEPRHAEDNAAMIAFAAHVDRAHTAIDIETFNSSLKICD